CCAAATTCCCTTTGTTATCTCTTCCACttgttgttttcattattttaattaggCTAGAATgcctttttggtttattttggtgCATCTTTGCTGTTGCTGTTTTCTATATTGTATTTGGGTTTTAGATTATGATATTAATTTTGATAACTTCAATTAGGGGAAGAAACTAATTTTATTAATCGTCTTCTATAgaatttatatagtttttaaatattattactttccttccttccctagaaCATTGAAGAAAAGACTAAGTTAGAAGTGGAGATAAATTTAATtacttggaaatatattttatagttttacagtGAGGCAAGCCACTATGTCTGAGTTTGGTTTGAAAGAAAAAGGAGTTTGATTAAGGTGAGATTAGGATGTATTATTAAATGTCTTTGAGAGGGTTAATATGACTAAATTATAGACACAAAGCAATGAAACAAGTCATAAGCTGTAGTTAAATATTTAGAGgactttcttctttcattttacaCTGATTCGTCAAAACTTCAGGTTCTTTGAGAGAAATGTCATCTTCTTTATGAGGTCATTAAAAGCTTGTTCCTCAAGGTATAAATGAAGGGGTTCAACAGGGGCGCAACAGAAGTGGTGAGCACTGAAACACCTTTATTTATGGCTACCTCTTCTTTTGCTGATGGCTTGATATAGATGAAGTGCAGCTGCCATAGGTGATGGAAACTACAATCATGTGGGAAGAACAGGTGGAAAAGgccttttttctttgttggacAGAGGGGAGTCTCAGAATTGTCCTGATGATGTATGCGTAGGACAGAAATACACACACTAGGGTGATTATGAGAGCAAATACAGCCACAAGGATAACCATTTGTTCTATTACCCACGCATCTGAACATGAGATCTTCAGGAGGGGACCTGCGTCACAGCCGAAATGATCAATGGCATTGGAGTCACAGAATTCAAGCTGGAGTCCCAAGCTAAGGGGTGGGAGAATGATCATCAAGCCAGACACCCAACAGCAGAAGACTAATAAGGTGCACACCCTATTGTTCATGATGGTCATGTAATGAAGGGGTTTACAGATAGCAACATAGGGATCGTAGGACATGGCTGCCAGGAGAAAAAGTTCTGTTGCTccaaagagaataataaaaaatatttgacttgTGCAAGCATCGTAGGTAATGGTATTGTCCCCAGTTGATATACTGTACAGGAATCTAGGAATACAGACAGTGATAAATGACACTTCTAAGAAGGAGAAATTTCTGAGAAAAAAGTACATAGGAGTTTTAAGATGAGAGTCTACCAGTGTGAGTGTGATAATAGTCACGTTCCCTGTTACACTCAAGATGTAGGtgagaaatagaaagataaaaaacaGGATTTGCA
The sequence above is drawn from the Neomonachus schauinslandi chromosome 5, ASM220157v2, whole genome shotgun sequence genome and encodes:
- the LOC110577486 gene encoding LOW QUALITY PROTEIN: olfactory receptor 6C2-like (The sequence of the model RefSeq protein was modified relative to this genomic sequence to represent the inferred CDS: inserted 1 base in 1 codon), giving the protein MRNYTAITTFILLGLTDDPQLQILFFIFLFLTYILSVTGNVTIITLTLVDSHLKTPMYFFLRNFSFLEVSFITVCIPRFLYSISTGDNTITYDACTSQIFFIILFGATELFLLAAMSYDPYVAICKPLHYMTIMNNRVCTLLVFCCWVSGLMIILPPLSLGLQLEFCDSNAIDHFGCDAGPLLKISCSDAWVIEQMVILVAVFALIITLVCVFLSYAYIIRTILRLPSVQQRKKAFSTCSSHMIVVSITYGSCXFIYIKPSAKEEVAINKGVSVLTTSVAPLLNPFIYTLRNKLLMTS